Proteins from a single region of Amycolatopsis sp. CA-230715:
- a CDS encoding nitroreductase family protein has product MSSPIDLATQVLAELTEDRPAGGGSVARTTTEPAALGSTVVVNAEPRARSSFLDALRHRSSQRFFARESVGAAHIADLVGRGLDADRAAWPGEQAAGALGVSVVAFRVDGLEPGIYRLDSAARSYTRVAPLPTGEARYSLTLQAEFCESAAIVSLAADLDRVAASTGAHGYRMLMSRTSAAAYTMWLDAVATGLAGTVFAGFIPASVRQPLHSDGSSRHELFALALGVPIAPPEPPETPGLR; this is encoded by the coding sequence ATGAGCAGCCCGATCGATCTCGCCACGCAGGTGCTCGCCGAACTGACCGAGGATCGGCCGGCCGGGGGCGGGAGCGTGGCCAGAACGACGACCGAACCGGCCGCGCTCGGATCCACCGTCGTGGTGAACGCGGAACCGCGGGCCCGATCGTCGTTTCTCGACGCTTTGCGACACCGGAGTTCACAACGGTTCTTTGCCAGGGAATCGGTCGGCGCGGCGCATATCGCGGATCTCGTCGGCCGCGGGCTCGACGCCGATCGGGCGGCGTGGCCCGGCGAGCAGGCAGCGGGCGCGCTCGGGGTGAGCGTGGTCGCGTTCCGGGTGGACGGGCTCGAACCGGGGATCTACCGGTTGGATAGCGCGGCGCGAAGCTACACGCGCGTCGCTCCGCTCCCGACGGGCGAGGCGCGCTACAGCCTCACTCTGCAAGCCGAGTTCTGCGAGTCCGCCGCGATCGTCTCGCTGGCCGCGGATCTCGACCGGGTCGCAGCGTCGACGGGGGCGCACGGTTACCGGATGTTGATGTCCAGGACCTCGGCCGCCGCTTACACGATGTGGCTCGACGCGGTGGCAACCGGGCTGGCCGGCACGGTGTTCGCCGGGTTCATTCCGGCTTCCGTGCGCCAGCCGTTGCACAGCGACGGCAGCAGCAGGCACGAGCTCTTCGCGTTGGCTCTCGGCGTGCCGATCGCGCCCCCGGAACCGCCGGAGACACCAGGACTCCGGTAG
- a CDS encoding thiocillin family RiPP, which produces MPEPDLELYALGDSLEFETLSDGNALASVSTGGSVSTASCPATSASSFASFSTAT; this is translated from the coding sequence ATGCCCGAACCCGATTTGGAACTCTACGCGCTCGGCGATTCATTGGAGTTCGAAACGCTTTCCGACGGCAACGCGCTGGCCTCGGTGTCGACCGGTGGCTCGGTTTCCACCGCCTCGTGCCCCGCCACCAGCGCCAGCTCGTTCGCCAGCTTCTCCACCGCCACCTGA
- a CDS encoding thiocillin family RiPP: MHDVYSLDLHAVDLFDDGPLIETLPEGNALSTYSTAGTLGTASCPVSSAGSVLTANCQSG; the protein is encoded by the coding sequence ATGCACGACGTGTACTCGCTCGATCTCCACGCCGTCGACCTGTTCGATGACGGCCCGCTGATCGAGACGTTGCCCGAAGGCAACGCGCTCAGTACCTACAGCACCGCGGGCACGCTCGGCACGGCCAGCTGCCCGGTCAGCAGCGCGGGCAGTGTGCTGACGGCCAACTGCCAGAGCGGCTGA
- a CDS encoding thiocillin family RiPP, protein MSLPNGIDLYVLDEELAIEELPEGNALGSWFCAASASTASCPGSSAATVGTSSTFG, encoded by the coding sequence ATGTCGCTCCCGAACGGGATCGATCTGTACGTGCTCGACGAAGAGCTGGCGATCGAGGAACTGCCGGAAGGCAACGCACTCGGTAGCTGGTTCTGCGCGGCCTCGGCTTCGACGGCGTCCTGCCCGGGAAGCTCGGCGGCCACCGTCGGTACTTCATCCACCTTCGGCTGA
- a CDS encoding thiocillin family RiPP has protein sequence MSDTFELFALEGELAVEELPEGNALSSSSSASTVSSIACPLTSAGTASSLSCLG, from the coding sequence ATGTCGGACACGTTCGAACTGTTCGCGCTGGAAGGTGAACTGGCCGTCGAGGAACTGCCGGAAGGCAACGCCCTTTCGTCGTCCAGTTCCGCGAGCACGGTGTCGTCCATCGCTTGCCCGCTTACCAGTGCCGGTACCGCCAGCAGCCTCAGCTGCCTCGGCTGA
- a CDS encoding thiocillin family RiPP: MSNTVSVVRAEIDLYALDGELGVEPLPEGSALGSFSTLTSALTMSCPGSSASSVTSASSASG; the protein is encoded by the coding sequence ATGTCCAACACCGTCAGTGTAGTTCGCGCCGAGATCGATCTCTACGCCCTTGACGGGGAGCTCGGTGTCGAACCGTTGCCGGAGGGCAGCGCGCTGGGGTCGTTTTCGACGCTGACCTCGGCACTGACCATGTCCTGCCCCGGCAGCTCGGCGTCGTCGGTGACGTCGGCGAGCTCGGCTTCCGGCTGA
- a CDS encoding thiocillin family RiPP has translation MIDELSSAAFELYAVDGEMALEELPDGNALGSFSSATSAGSFSCPVSSASSVTTASSASG, from the coding sequence ATGATCGACGAACTGTCGTCGGCGGCGTTCGAGCTGTACGCGGTCGACGGTGAGATGGCGCTGGAGGAGCTTCCCGATGGCAATGCGCTCGGGTCGTTCTCCTCGGCCACCTCGGCAGGGTCGTTCTCTTGTCCGGTCAGCTCGGCGTCGTCGGTGACCACGGCGTCGTCGGCTTCGGGCTGA
- a CDS encoding lantibiotic dehydratase family protein, with translation MTAITTAPASADPLLPLAGPFLVRVAGLDSSALDAVVPRVAEELAAVRSAERRLDTHAGPVIDVLFGLVPKLDDDVPLRREVLAGKRRVNRRAELGWGTGTRERLRARISAGDVNLVAEWDELIRSRGELMAELTGALARHRASALEGLREVLRDKGFLESLAIAAPDWIRYGRPHERGFDNPRELQTLYSYVARAALKTSPFSGLTTVGLGGRRGSGRSGNRTSATVAYLALLRLARSETTAPLLDYRPAVIRDGGAGEPAGVLVHSELVLAEGTVWRQDRVVEADHALRWISGFAGRDRVSYREVLEAVGGQRPFARFRRLLDSGVIHPVVPWRRCEAPLPVLADLVRGTESEIPADDLALAHDLGARSGDGDVAARAAAGARIAKVTEGWAIRQEAGGRPSGLVYEDRETDLELPDPRLFSAVGDDLSALGAKIRPKLFRSHVYDFLLERFVAEFGAGGCCVDPLGFLMRQMVERDSNPGYDMATAADQRTRTGDPGERAWLPVGPTSAPPNAGVMFQLEADSYEAVLAGGHRLVVNNFGAGTGGMFARFRGLLGEEFSARLAEHIARCWSGVPCRELVPWTECNTAQAECAGILPPLLVPGELTTSGASTLDDTVLVHDAGTNTLSLCDRAGAPFGLAYLGLVPQHLTHSYVRLLAVLADPWINASQDCDYTLDKMPQLLRRAGQDVVSLPRTQLDRVVIGRASWLVPVDAIPPAVADDAAFALALREFRDRHGLPGEVFAHQLSVFPGVGARKPMWISLDSPLSMRVFRQWLETGTRHVRLVEVLPSRTGHPQRDDDGRRRVTEYVTLLSWPRPAGRSR, from the coding sequence ATGACCGCCATCACGACCGCGCCGGCCAGCGCGGATCCGTTGCTCCCGCTGGCAGGGCCGTTCCTGGTCAGGGTCGCCGGGCTGGACTCCTCTGCGCTGGACGCGGTGGTGCCCCGGGTGGCGGAGGAGCTCGCGGCGGTGCGCTCGGCCGAGCGGCGGCTGGACACCCACGCGGGTCCCGTCATCGATGTCCTTTTCGGACTGGTCCCGAAGCTCGACGACGACGTGCCGCTCCGCAGGGAGGTGCTCGCGGGCAAGCGGAGGGTCAACCGGAGAGCCGAGCTCGGCTGGGGCACCGGCACGCGGGAACGGCTTCGCGCCAGGATTTCGGCCGGGGACGTGAATCTCGTGGCGGAGTGGGACGAGCTCATCCGCTCGCGGGGCGAGCTGATGGCCGAGCTGACCGGCGCGCTGGCCCGTCACCGGGCCTCCGCGCTGGAAGGACTTCGAGAAGTACTGCGGGACAAGGGATTCCTGGAATCGCTCGCGATCGCGGCGCCGGATTGGATCCGGTACGGCAGACCGCACGAGCGCGGGTTCGACAATCCGAGGGAGCTCCAGACGCTCTACTCCTACGTCGCGCGGGCCGCGCTCAAGACGAGCCCGTTCTCCGGGCTGACCACGGTCGGCCTCGGTGGCAGGCGCGGGTCGGGGCGCAGTGGGAACCGGACCTCCGCGACGGTCGCCTACCTCGCGTTGCTGCGGCTGGCGCGGTCGGAAACCACCGCTCCGCTGCTGGACTACCGTCCCGCCGTGATCCGCGACGGCGGCGCGGGCGAGCCGGCTGGCGTTCTCGTCCACTCCGAACTCGTGCTCGCCGAAGGCACCGTGTGGCGCCAGGACCGGGTCGTGGAGGCCGATCACGCGCTGCGCTGGATCTCCGGTTTCGCCGGGCGCGACCGCGTCAGCTACCGCGAAGTACTCGAGGCGGTCGGCGGACAGCGCCCGTTCGCCCGGTTCCGCAGGCTGCTCGACTCCGGGGTGATCCACCCCGTGGTGCCGTGGCGCAGGTGCGAGGCGCCGCTCCCGGTGCTGGCGGACCTGGTCCGGGGCACCGAGTCGGAAATCCCGGCGGACGACCTCGCGCTCGCGCACGACCTCGGGGCCCGGTCCGGCGATGGCGATGTGGCCGCGAGGGCCGCGGCCGGTGCGCGGATCGCGAAGGTGACCGAAGGGTGGGCCATCCGCCAGGAGGCGGGCGGCAGGCCGAGCGGGTTGGTCTACGAAGACCGGGAAACCGATCTCGAGCTGCCCGACCCCCGGCTGTTCAGCGCGGTCGGCGATGACCTCAGCGCGCTCGGCGCGAAGATCAGGCCGAAGCTGTTCCGCTCCCATGTCTACGATTTCCTGCTCGAACGGTTCGTGGCCGAGTTCGGCGCGGGTGGCTGCTGCGTGGACCCGCTGGGGTTCCTGATGCGGCAGATGGTGGAACGCGACAGCAACCCCGGGTACGACATGGCCACCGCGGCGGATCAGCGAACCAGGACGGGCGACCCCGGCGAACGTGCCTGGCTGCCGGTCGGCCCGACCAGCGCGCCGCCGAACGCCGGCGTGATGTTCCAGCTCGAAGCGGACAGCTACGAGGCCGTGCTGGCCGGAGGCCACCGGCTGGTGGTCAACAACTTCGGCGCGGGAACGGGTGGCATGTTCGCCCGCTTCCGCGGCCTGCTCGGCGAGGAGTTCAGCGCCAGGCTCGCCGAGCACATCGCGCGGTGCTGGTCCGGCGTGCCGTGCCGGGAGCTGGTGCCGTGGACCGAATGCAACACCGCGCAGGCCGAATGCGCCGGCATCCTGCCGCCACTGCTGGTGCCCGGTGAGCTGACCACCTCCGGAGCGTCCACTTTGGACGACACCGTGCTCGTGCACGACGCGGGCACGAACACGCTTTCGCTCTGCGACCGCGCCGGTGCCCCCTTCGGCCTCGCCTACCTCGGCCTGGTGCCGCAGCACCTCACGCACTCGTACGTGCGGTTGCTCGCCGTGCTCGCGGATCCGTGGATCAACGCGAGCCAGGACTGCGACTACACCCTCGACAAGATGCCGCAGCTGCTCCGCCGTGCGGGTCAGGACGTGGTCTCGCTGCCCCGCACGCAGCTGGACCGGGTGGTGATCGGGCGGGCGTCGTGGCTCGTCCCCGTCGACGCGATCCCGCCTGCCGTGGCCGATGACGCCGCGTTCGCCCTCGCGCTCCGTGAGTTCCGCGACCGGCACGGGCTCCCCGGCGAAGTGTTCGCGCACCAGCTCTCGGTGTTCCCCGGAGTCGGGGCGCGGAAACCGATGTGGATCAGCCTCGACTCGCCACTGTCGATGCGGGTCTTTCGCCAGTGGCTGGAAACCGGGACGAGGCATGTGCGGCTCGTCGAAGTGCTGCCTTCGCGTACTGGCCATCCGCAGCGCGACGACGACGGGCGGCGGAGGGTGACCGAATACGTCACGCTGCTGTCGTGGCCGCGCCCCGCTGGGAGGTCCCGATGA